A window from Pokkaliibacter sp. MBI-7 encodes these proteins:
- a CDS encoding conjugative transfer ATPase, whose product MEKLRSAFALQGDGKHVVSLADGSTHERISRSNMTIADEQAFMNKGQEFSSFVDLLPWVDYNHKHQVFELEDGSSVGVVFELKPVITEGRDDAFIENVRFQVQQVLQSSFDEYDTEPWVVQLYCQDETSFSSYLEHLDAYIDPMIADTEFTQAYLKQMEGHLRGISKPGGLFEDTAVTRNPWRGQIRRTRLVLYRRFEANFSLKGHSTEDEFETAVQDINDTCARLVANLESIGIDVQRCDGRSVFQWLLPWFNPCPTLTQGDTEALGRLAHYVDEEPPEGRSPLLDDFSECLMYSHPASDVNRGVWLFDRMPHRVIMMNRFKQVPRPGILTAELRRGRMVNSLFDSLPESTIMTMTMVITPQDSIEAHIDKIRDSSSGHSNDATAARKECDVAQRKLLAGDKMCRFSLAFYVRGQDMAQLNERTNQIIAVTQTAGIEMVDPRHEVAPLNSYLRWLPMNYKPHEDRKHWYVNLAYFDHLASIVPIFGRAVGTGNPGFTAFNRGGGPLTFDMLSTADRAKNAHMLLLGPTGAGKSATLVAMLTQVLAIHRPRVFLIEAGNSFGLFADYCQSLGLSVNKVSLKPGSGVRLNPFADSHLLFESGRSYDPDDISDDEADDSDDDEGDAQRDVLGEMEVAARLMITGGEEAEIKEYKRQDRSAVRRAIQQAAEEAYAGKRQMTAPDLQRAMRAMARDPDQSETRRLRIEGMADALDLMCAPGSFEEEMFAKEGTPWPEVDVTVVDLATLSREGYEGQLSLALISLFNHINNIAERDQFSGRQIVVPIDEAHIVTVNSLLAPYVAKIGKMWRKLGAWLWLATQNMDDFPDFAKKLLGLCEWWILLVMEPAEVEQVARFKTLSADQKHLVLSAQKEKHKYTEGVVLSKNLQMLFRSVPPSLYLALGMTEKEEKKARKGLMDEHGVSELEAALMIAQKLDKARGLGVNSSAGISSELCQHLNPDGIYSPKKPAWYPHPY is encoded by the coding sequence ATGGAGAAGTTGCGGAGCGCCTTTGCTCTGCAGGGCGATGGTAAACACGTTGTGTCCCTGGCAGACGGGTCCACGCATGAGCGTATTTCGCGCTCAAACATGACCATCGCAGACGAGCAGGCGTTTATGAATAAGGGGCAGGAATTCAGCTCCTTTGTCGACCTGCTGCCCTGGGTGGATTACAACCATAAGCATCAGGTGTTTGAGCTGGAGGACGGGAGCTCGGTAGGCGTGGTGTTTGAGCTTAAGCCCGTGATTACCGAAGGGCGTGACGATGCATTTATCGAAAACGTCCGTTTTCAGGTGCAACAGGTACTGCAGTCATCCTTCGATGAATATGACACGGAGCCTTGGGTAGTGCAGCTTTACTGCCAGGATGAAACCAGCTTTAGCTCGTACCTGGAACATCTCGATGCCTATATCGATCCCATGATCGCGGATACCGAGTTTACTCAGGCCTATCTGAAGCAGATGGAAGGCCATTTGCGGGGGATCAGTAAGCCCGGCGGGCTGTTTGAGGACACGGCAGTGACGCGCAACCCCTGGCGTGGCCAGATCCGCCGCACTCGCCTGGTGTTGTACCGACGTTTTGAGGCGAACTTTTCCCTCAAAGGCCACTCGACTGAGGATGAGTTTGAGACGGCGGTGCAGGACATCAATGACACCTGTGCCCGTCTGGTGGCAAACCTGGAGTCCATCGGGATCGATGTCCAGCGCTGTGATGGCCGCAGTGTGTTTCAGTGGCTACTGCCCTGGTTTAACCCCTGCCCCACGCTGACGCAGGGTGATACGGAAGCGCTCGGCCGGCTTGCACACTATGTCGATGAGGAGCCCCCTGAGGGGCGAAGTCCGCTGCTGGACGATTTCTCCGAGTGCCTGATGTATTCCCACCCGGCATCGGATGTGAATCGCGGTGTCTGGCTGTTTGATCGTATGCCCCATCGCGTGATCATGATGAATCGATTCAAGCAGGTACCTCGCCCCGGCATCCTGACGGCGGAGTTGCGACGTGGCCGCATGGTCAATTCGCTATTCGACTCCCTCCCGGAGTCCACCATCATGACCATGACGATGGTGATCACGCCACAGGACTCAATCGAAGCCCATATCGATAAAATCCGGGACAGCTCGTCCGGCCATTCCAATGATGCAACAGCGGCACGTAAAGAGTGTGATGTGGCACAGCGTAAGCTGCTGGCCGGTGACAAAATGTGCCGTTTTTCATTGGCCTTCTATGTCCGTGGTCAGGATATGGCCCAGTTAAATGAGCGTACCAACCAGATTATTGCCGTCACGCAGACAGCAGGTATCGAAATGGTGGATCCGCGCCATGAGGTAGCACCGCTCAATAGCTATCTGCGCTGGCTGCCTATGAACTACAAGCCACATGAGGACCGCAAGCACTGGTATGTCAATCTGGCGTACTTTGATCATCTGGCCTCGATTGTGCCCATCTTTGGCCGCGCCGTCGGTACCGGCAATCCCGGTTTTACGGCGTTCAACCGGGGCGGTGGCCCTCTTACCTTTGACATGCTCTCCACCGCTGACCGGGCAAAAAATGCGCACATGCTGTTGCTGGGGCCGACAGGGGCCGGTAAGTCCGCCACCCTGGTGGCCATGCTGACGCAAGTGCTGGCCATCCATCGTCCCCGTGTCTTTTTGATTGAGGCCGGTAACAGCTTTGGGTTGTTTGCGGACTACTGTCAGTCACTGGGGCTCAGCGTCAATAAGGTGTCGCTCAAACCGGGTTCGGGGGTACGTCTGAACCCCTTTGCCGACAGCCATTTGTTGTTCGAGTCAGGACGAAGCTATGACCCGGATGACATCAGCGATGATGAGGCTGACGACAGTGATGATGATGAAGGCGATGCGCAGCGGGATGTGCTGGGTGAAATGGAAGTGGCTGCCCGGCTGATGATTACCGGCGGTGAAGAGGCTGAAATCAAAGAGTACAAGCGGCAGGACCGCTCGGCGGTGCGTCGGGCCATTCAGCAGGCAGCGGAAGAGGCGTACGCCGGGAAACGGCAGATGACCGCACCGGACCTGCAGCGCGCCATGCGTGCCATGGCCCGTGATCCGGATCAGTCTGAGACCCGCCGCTTACGTATCGAGGGCATGGCGGATGCGCTCGATCTCATGTGTGCACCGGGCTCGTTTGAGGAAGAGATGTTCGCCAAAGAAGGTACCCCCTGGCCAGAAGTGGACGTTACTGTGGTGGATCTGGCCACGTTATCGCGTGAGGGTTACGAGGGGCAGTTATCCCTCGCACTGATCTCACTGTTTAACCACATCAACAACATTGCCGAGCGTGACCAGTTCTCAGGGCGGCAGATCGTGGTGCCTATCGATGAGGCGCACATTGTGACGGTCAACTCGCTACTGGCTCCCTATGTGGCCAAGATCGGCAAGATGTGGCGAAAGCTGGGGGCCTGGTTGTGGCTGGCCACCCAGAACATGGACGACTTCCCGGACTTTGCCAAGAAGCTACTGGGGCTTTGTGAGTGGTGGATCCTGCTGGTGATGGAGCCTGCCGAAGTAGAGCAGGTGGCGCGCTTCAAGACACTGAGTGCCGATCAAAAACACCTGGTGTTGTCCGCCCAGAAGGAAAAGCACAAGTACACCGAAGGGGTGGTGCTCAGCAAGAATCTGCAGATGCTGTTCCGCTCAGTCCCGCCCAGTTTGTATCTGGCGTTGGGGATGACGGAGAAGGAGGAAAAGAAAGCCCGTAAGGGGTTGATGGATGAGCACGGTGTCTCTGAGCTGGAGGCGGCCCTGATGATCGCTCAGAAGCTGGACAAGGCGCGGGGATTGGGAGTCAACAGTTCTGCCGGCATTAGCAGCGAGCTCTGCCAGCATCTGAATCCAGACGGGATCTATTCGCCGAAGAAGCCGGCATGGTACCCCCACCCGTACTGA
- a CDS encoding TIGR03757 family integrating conjugative element protein, with protein MVPIHLRKTAAWAGGVLAIVSAAVWAAAPSPSAPPSIEVFTVHAQPVTVPPALMAQTRVAYLDEPARLEQSFSANLPQPPEQAAAVVQQRLAGPAGQQFQQQLQAAYAGVVRAHELKVLKVPAVVVGGRYVVYGQTDVAAAVAQIQQRTGGGQ; from the coding sequence ATGGTTCCCATCCATCTTCGCAAAACAGCAGCATGGGCCGGTGGTGTGCTGGCCATCGTCAGTGCAGCGGTTTGGGCCGCTGCGCCCTCACCATCTGCTCCCCCCTCCATTGAGGTTTTCACCGTCCATGCACAGCCCGTCACGGTGCCGCCGGCACTCATGGCACAGACTCGCGTGGCTTATCTGGACGAACCCGCGCGGCTGGAACAGTCGTTTTCCGCGAACCTGCCGCAGCCCCCTGAACAGGCCGCTGCAGTGGTGCAGCAGCGATTAGCAGGCCCTGCCGGCCAGCAATTCCAGCAGCAGCTGCAGGCAGCGTATGCCGGTGTCGTGCGCGCCCATGAACTGAAGGTGCTGAAAGTGCCTGCCGTGGTGGTGGGGGGACGTTATGTCGTCTATGGCCAGACTGATGTGGCTGCCGCAGTAGCTCAGATCCAGCAGCGCACTGGGGGTGGCCAATGA
- a CDS encoding ProQ/FinO family protein, translated as MDLMITTPPSRPKLSLKRKVAVTAETVEAPSTPAVAIPSTNEQPPVSTPVASPPAAAPVTPPPASQPKKPKTYAQASLEIVRAHFPACLPEPAQPLAIGVGEQIRTIVVTEAMGVSLKRVRAALKAYTSRRHYLIAVWKGARRIGLDGQPLEGAAGDVSEEARQLAAARLVIHFGYDVTTRRAIAPDQLPGRVATAEATLKHIKGGEDNGEPDEGDQATAPVAVTETE; from the coding sequence ATGGATCTCATGATAACTACCCCGCCTTCCCGCCCTAAGCTGAGTCTGAAGCGCAAAGTGGCTGTAACTGCAGAAACAGTGGAGGCACCCTCCACGCCCGCTGTGGCCATACCGAGTACAAATGAACAGCCCCCTGTCAGTACGCCTGTAGCCAGTCCACCCGCAGCGGCGCCGGTGACACCTCCTCCTGCCAGTCAGCCCAAAAAACCGAAAACCTATGCTCAGGCCAGCCTGGAGATCGTGCGTGCGCATTTCCCCGCCTGCCTGCCGGAACCGGCCCAGCCGTTAGCCATCGGGGTGGGTGAGCAGATCCGGACCATCGTGGTGACTGAGGCGATGGGGGTGTCACTGAAACGGGTGCGGGCTGCACTCAAGGCCTACACCAGCCGCCGGCACTATCTGATCGCGGTCTGGAAAGGAGCACGTCGTATCGGGCTGGACGGTCAGCCGTTGGAGGGGGCTGCTGGCGACGTCTCCGAGGAGGCGCGGCAACTGGCTGCAGCCAGGCTGGTGATCCATTTCGGCTACGATGTCACCACGCGACGCGCCATTGCGCCTGACCAGCTGCCCGGGCGCGTAGCCACAGCGGAAGCCACACTGAAGCACATCAAAGGCGGTGAGGACAACGGGGAGCCGGACGAGGGTGATCAGGCCACGGCACCTGTTGCTGTCACGGAAACCGAATAA
- a CDS encoding integrating conjugative element protein produces MKAVKTVTLAVGLTGAAMGSGLAGADTDYGFDVHDKVLNDSVYYAIGGGNVIAGPVSRKTPNSIGLGVGWNANLMCGNFDLGATVQNQLNGVTNGFKSLMSNVINAATGAVASLPAMIIQRSNPQLYDLLQNGVLQGKLSFDSAKLTCESMASDMTDVVMGSRLAQQAKADAYQRAAASTTDAVQAKEQAESKGGDEGIQWVGGARKGGKGQDPIKVIRDTAVAGANVLTNRTVTDTGTFSHATGSESCAGGSMCQVWSSPAELADDMVKVLGEKTLTTCTTCEQVAGKAGTGLIPMVAEAQDSIATTLAGLASGSLKVTNDNLAKVSGGELLQVSRSIIDSLRDDPERSLLVQRLSGELALSRVLDKAILMRRALVAGASIPEVQNSDELQTAVDSSLDQLDREIGSLKQEMEIRKMLAENTALTSLTRTADRRTSNEGTNARPLPNTAPGLYPKDEE; encoded by the coding sequence GTGAAGGCAGTAAAAACCGTGACCCTGGCCGTCGGCCTGACGGGTGCAGCGATGGGCAGTGGTTTGGCTGGTGCAGACACCGACTACGGGTTTGATGTGCATGACAAAGTGCTCAATGACTCGGTGTATTACGCCATTGGCGGCGGCAATGTGATTGCAGGCCCAGTCAGCCGGAAGACGCCCAACTCCATTGGCTTGGGGGTCGGCTGGAATGCCAACCTCATGTGCGGCAATTTTGATCTCGGAGCAACGGTACAGAACCAATTGAACGGCGTTACTAACGGCTTCAAGTCGTTGATGAGTAACGTGATTAATGCCGCGACTGGCGCCGTGGCTTCACTGCCGGCCATGATCATTCAGCGCAGCAATCCACAGCTCTATGACCTGCTGCAGAATGGCGTACTGCAAGGCAAACTGTCCTTCGACTCTGCCAAGCTCACCTGCGAGAGCATGGCCTCCGATATGACCGATGTGGTCATGGGGTCTCGATTGGCCCAGCAAGCCAAGGCCGATGCCTACCAGCGGGCAGCAGCCTCCACAACCGATGCCGTACAGGCCAAGGAGCAGGCCGAGAGTAAAGGCGGCGATGAGGGCATTCAGTGGGTAGGCGGTGCCCGTAAAGGTGGTAAGGGCCAGGATCCCATTAAAGTCATCCGTGATACGGCAGTGGCCGGTGCCAACGTATTGACCAACCGTACCGTCACCGACACGGGCACCTTCTCCCATGCGACAGGGAGTGAATCCTGTGCCGGTGGCTCGATGTGCCAGGTCTGGAGCTCTCCTGCCGAACTGGCTGACGACATGGTGAAGGTGCTGGGTGAGAAAACCCTGACCACCTGCACCACCTGCGAACAAGTGGCGGGTAAAGCCGGTACGGGGCTGATTCCGATGGTGGCCGAGGCCCAGGACTCCATTGCCACCACCCTGGCAGGCCTCGCCAGTGGCTCGCTCAAGGTGACCAATGACAACCTGGCCAAAGTGTCCGGGGGCGAACTGTTGCAGGTCTCACGCTCCATCATCGACAGCTTACGGGATGACCCTGAACGCTCCCTGCTGGTACAGCGGTTGTCCGGTGAGTTGGCACTGTCGCGGGTACTGGACAAAGCCATCCTGATGCGTCGTGCCCTCGTCGCCGGTGCCAGTATTCCTGAAGTGCAGAACTCCGATGAGCTACAAACCGCTGTAGATAGCAGCCTGGATCAGCTGGACCGGGAAATCGGCTCCCTCAAACAGGAAATGGAGATCCGCAAAATGCTGGCCGAGAACACCGCACTCACCTCACTGACCCGTACTGCTGACCGTCGTACCAGCAATGAAGGTACCAATGCACGTCCCTTACCTAATACCGCACCCGGTCTGTACCCGAAGGATGAGGAATGA
- a CDS encoding conjugal transfer protein TraG N-terminal domain-containing protein, producing MIMAVDSHLEYSMVLLGWYISEKIWAVLSDSGVFAIPLMFMVYSNFAEMRRQGADEGNKGALGLNNLEIDLYQALIVILIALQPFINVNLKVVYPPNADNLHSAQCSMSDQGKPAGGENAWTTGFASVNGMTPQVPFWWWSWHVVAKMITYPAIASIPCEINLRQVKYELNQEYISGGLAAELGDFARDCFAVSKSRLTNLKRADYYKFNEEQLRDVDWVGSNYFLTTPGYYDTHHASLPNPNFPYDAARDVALPNTGAGGYPTCKQWWSDGKVGLAARAKAELTDDLLEQLFAIGVSDEDLLRTLMSSTTMERPGRAFRSYGYSESEGGSVVGAPVAALKTATAAVGMGVATATVMPAMYLVQTSLPMVQSMLMMALIISMPIVMVMGSYSFATLMSITLAYCALVFMTFWWELARFVDNKLVEILYSSPSDGSLLGYLADDFDNWVSDFVTVTMFLVWPAFFLAAMGWAGYKMALISDDMGSGTKQAGDAGETGGKLLKDTAMKKISSNRDVT from the coding sequence ATGATCATGGCCGTGGACTCGCACCTGGAATACTCCATGGTGCTGCTGGGCTGGTATATCAGCGAAAAGATATGGGCCGTGCTCTCTGACTCCGGGGTGTTTGCGATCCCGTTGATGTTTATGGTCTACAGCAACTTTGCAGAAATGCGTCGTCAGGGGGCCGATGAGGGTAACAAGGGCGCATTGGGGCTGAACAACCTTGAGATCGATCTGTATCAGGCGCTCATCGTGATCCTGATTGCACTGCAGCCCTTCATTAACGTCAATCTCAAGGTCGTCTATCCCCCTAACGCAGACAACCTGCATTCGGCACAATGCTCTATGAGTGATCAGGGCAAACCTGCAGGCGGTGAAAATGCCTGGACGACAGGCTTTGCCAGCGTCAACGGTATGACGCCTCAAGTGCCTTTCTGGTGGTGGAGCTGGCATGTCGTGGCCAAGATGATCACCTACCCCGCGATTGCCTCGATCCCCTGTGAGATCAACCTCCGGCAAGTGAAGTACGAACTGAATCAGGAATATATCTCTGGAGGCCTGGCCGCAGAACTGGGTGACTTTGCGCGGGACTGCTTTGCCGTATCCAAGTCACGCCTGACGAACCTGAAGCGTGCGGACTATTACAAGTTCAACGAAGAGCAGCTGCGTGACGTGGACTGGGTTGGTTCGAACTACTTTCTGACTACGCCGGGCTACTACGACACCCATCATGCCAGTCTGCCTAACCCCAACTTTCCGTATGATGCGGCAAGGGACGTGGCTCTGCCCAATACCGGGGCCGGTGGCTATCCCACCTGTAAACAGTGGTGGAGTGATGGAAAAGTCGGTCTGGCCGCGCGTGCGAAAGCGGAGCTGACAGACGATCTGCTGGAACAGCTCTTCGCGATCGGTGTCTCCGATGAAGACTTGCTGCGTACCCTGATGTCCTCCACCACGATGGAGCGGCCAGGGCGTGCCTTCAGAAGCTATGGCTATTCTGAGTCGGAAGGGGGAAGCGTTGTAGGGGCGCCCGTCGCAGCCCTGAAAACCGCCACGGCAGCGGTGGGTATGGGGGTTGCGACTGCCACCGTCATGCCTGCTATGTATCTGGTGCAAACGTCATTGCCCATGGTACAGAGCATGCTGATGATGGCCCTGATCATCTCGATGCCCATCGTCATGGTCATGGGTAGCTATAGCTTTGCCACGCTGATGTCGATCACCCTCGCCTACTGCGCGCTGGTCTTTATGACCTTCTGGTGGGAGCTGGCCCGGTTCGTGGACAACAAACTGGTGGAGATCCTCTACAGCAGCCCCAGTGACGGTTCCCTGTTGGGTTACCTGGCTGATGACTTTGACAACTGGGTCAGTGACTTTGTGACGGTCACCATGTTTCTGGTATGGCCTGCGTTCTTTCTGGCTGCGATGGGTTGGGCTGGATATAAGATGGCATTGATTTCTGATGATATGGGATCAGGGACCAAGCAAGCTGGAGACGCAGGAGAAACGGGTGGAAAACTACTTAAGGATACAGCGATGAAGAAAATCAGCAGTAATAGAGACGTAACTTAA
- a CDS encoding type II toxin-antitoxin system RelE/ParE family toxin, protein MSHEVEYTDEFEVWWNALTESEQVSVTASVELLEQHGPNLPHPHSSAISGSRHGHMRELRIQHSGHPYRIFYAFNPRRMAILLIGGDKTGNKRFYDQFIPVADRLYDEHLMELEQESATSDSGEN, encoded by the coding sequence ATGAGCCATGAGGTTGAATACACGGATGAGTTTGAAGTGTGGTGGAATGCTTTGACTGAGAGTGAGCAAGTCAGTGTCACGGCTTCAGTTGAGCTTCTTGAACAGCATGGCCCGAATCTGCCTCACCCACATAGTTCAGCAATAAGTGGCTCCCGCCATGGTCACATGCGAGAGCTAAGGATCCAACACTCAGGTCACCCATATCGTATTTTCTACGCCTTTAACCCCAGACGTATGGCAATACTGCTGATTGGAGGCGATAAAACAGGGAACAAGCGCTTTTATGATCAGTTTATCCCTGTTGCTGACAGGCTCTATGACGAGCATCTGATGGAGCTTGAGCAAGAGTCTGCCACTAGCGACTCAGGAGAAAATTAA
- a CDS encoding GNAT family N-acetyltransferase translates to MTHDHEKTSNVLISTFTQSDIAITPAKLKQFDCGDTFLNSSARKLQKTAKEHQLKVYVATLDDNLVGYCTTRVGQLMRDDFAGGSYTGMPRLIPVLLLEQIATDIRYQKQGIGSDLLVEAVFHSALKVSMHAGLQGVALWSHPRAVAFYRSLGFITLPTTQSISDGDQAIELSLMYLDIDTIIASLGDG, encoded by the coding sequence ATGACCCATGACCATGAGAAAACCAGTAATGTATTGATTTCTACCTTTACCCAATCTGATATTGCCATCACTCCAGCGAAACTTAAGCAGTTTGACTGTGGTGATACTTTTCTAAATAGCTCGGCCAGAAAACTTCAGAAGACTGCTAAAGAGCATCAACTGAAAGTATATGTGGCCACCCTTGACGATAACTTGGTGGGATACTGCACAACCCGCGTTGGTCAGCTGATGCGAGATGATTTTGCAGGCGGCTCCTACACAGGCATGCCCCGACTTATCCCGGTACTGCTGCTAGAGCAGATTGCGACGGATATCCGCTATCAGAAGCAAGGTATTGGTTCTGATTTGTTGGTAGAGGCGGTATTTCACTCAGCCCTGAAGGTGTCAATGCATGCAGGTCTGCAGGGGGTAGCCCTCTGGTCCCACCCAAGAGCTGTCGCGTTCTATCGTAGTTTGGGCTTTATCACACTACCAACCACGCAAAGTATATCTGACGGTGATCAGGCGATTGAGTTGTCGCTGATGTATCTTGATATAGACACCATTATTGCTTCGTTGGGCGATGGGTAG
- a CDS encoding XRE family transcriptional regulator, protein MAKSFSVLKAKMSPEAQRAVQEKVHAMMQEMPLAELRHARQLSQQDLADKLKVKQAAISKLERRTDMYISSLRDVIQAMGGELEIKAKFPDGDVKITQFESIEGANPA, encoded by the coding sequence ATGGCCAAATCATTCAGTGTATTGAAAGCTAAAATGTCTCCTGAAGCCCAAAGAGCTGTGCAGGAGAAAGTACATGCAATGATGCAGGAGATGCCTCTTGCTGAACTTCGCCATGCTAGACAGCTATCGCAACAGGACCTGGCGGATAAACTAAAGGTCAAGCAAGCTGCAATTTCAAAACTGGAACGTCGAACCGACATGTACATCTCCTCTTTGAGAGATGTTATTCAGGCTATGGGGGGCGAGCTGGAGATCAAAGCTAAGTTTCCAGACGGTGATGTGAAAATCACCCAGTTTGAAAGTATTGAAGGTGCAAATCCCGCGTAA
- a CDS encoding TIGR03756 family integrating conjugative element protein — MAMSFCLVTTPTFAITTATITQSAMAPDCVEYRVVGVCYWLFCTLWGCTVRTSVKVRHYVPDLVVSAYSGPGDNPWSEMSFVGAQLPGAEGGGDTHGRHANEHSKVRFKSADAIGHPGGYIASNLASQSGYACSTSATPVYPYFVSTLDTLAWRWGVPESVYPEALIPGQREVGQTGDMWGSVYPRAGALIQTHDYKAGAVVAQRVGDLVTRSGQMHVYTPLTASSRDGYWPPGPITEGDKKTHKWQQLSPKLEYTCAIFPNGGASETYSDRLSENGGYVWSLWRPYSCCQRRGQTFLGYTDFM; from the coding sequence ATGGCGATGTCGTTCTGCCTGGTGACTACACCGACTTTTGCTATTACCACTGCCACCATCACCCAGTCAGCCATGGCGCCGGATTGTGTGGAGTACCGGGTAGTCGGTGTCTGTTACTGGCTGTTCTGCACCTTGTGGGGCTGCACAGTGCGGACCTCAGTTAAGGTCCGGCACTACGTGCCGGATCTGGTGGTCTCGGCGTACAGCGGACCAGGGGATAACCCCTGGTCTGAGATGTCGTTTGTGGGTGCGCAGCTCCCGGGAGCGGAAGGTGGTGGGGATACCCATGGCCGGCATGCCAATGAACACAGCAAGGTGCGCTTCAAGAGTGCAGATGCCATCGGGCATCCGGGCGGCTATATCGCCTCTAATCTGGCCTCTCAGTCAGGCTATGCCTGTTCAACCAGTGCCACTCCTGTTTACCCCTACTTCGTCTCCACCCTGGATACCCTGGCCTGGCGTTGGGGTGTGCCTGAGTCTGTTTACCCTGAAGCGCTGATCCCCGGACAGCGTGAAGTCGGCCAGACGGGCGATATGTGGGGCAGCGTCTATCCGCGTGCCGGCGCATTGATCCAGACCCACGATTACAAAGCAGGGGCTGTCGTGGCCCAGCGCGTAGGCGATCTGGTCACCCGCTCCGGGCAGATGCACGTCTATACCCCGCTGACGGCCTCCAGTCGCGATGGCTACTGGCCACCCGGCCCGATCACCGAAGGGGATAAGAAGACGCACAAATGGCAGCAACTCAGTCCGAAACTTGAGTACACCTGCGCGATTTTCCCCAACGGTGGGGCATCTGAAACCTACTCCGATCGTTTAAGCGAAAACGGTGGCTATGTCTGGTCACTGTGGCGCCCCTATAGCTGCTGTCAGCGGCGAGGGCAAACCTTCTTGGGTTACACGGATTTCATGTGA
- a CDS encoding carbon storage regulator, whose product MSRAPHTSRARMAFGLIRYLITVKPRPYFQQTLLKAQWHGHLILNRNRGERIVLTQPDGQQIILLVYDVKDTESQQQVWIGVEAPRHIAIRRPECYAHRNRQYLSRLARTFCLDSTID is encoded by the coding sequence ATGTCCCGCGCTCCTCATACCTCCAGGGCCCGGATGGCCTTTGGCCTTATCCGCTACCTGATCACCGTCAAGCCGCGCCCGTACTTCCAGCAGACGCTGCTCAAGGCTCAGTGGCACGGCCACCTGATCCTTAACCGGAATCGCGGTGAGCGCATCGTCCTCACCCAGCCCGATGGCCAGCAGATCATCCTGCTGGTCTACGATGTCAAAGACACTGAATCGCAGCAGCAGGTATGGATAGGTGTCGAGGCACCGCGCCATATCGCCATCCGGCGCCCCGAGTGCTACGCCCACCGCAACAGGCAATACCTGAGTCGCCTGGCCCGCACCTTCTGCCTCGACTCAACCATCGACTGA
- a CDS encoding transcriptional regulator — protein MATLTITAKGQVTFNKEVLRHLGLKPGDKVELELLSEGRANIKALPPKNTFESLQGFLKGKTNGRVLSVEEMNDVIREASAEAGATPA, from the coding sequence ATGGCTACGCTGACAATTACCGCCAAAGGCCAGGTCACTTTTAATAAAGAAGTGCTCCGCCATTTAGGGCTCAAGCCCGGTGACAAAGTTGAGCTGGAGCTGCTCTCTGAAGGGCGGGCCAATATCAAAGCCCTTCCCCCCAAAAATACGTTTGAATCTCTACAAGGCTTTCTCAAAGGCAAAACCAATGGACGCGTTCTCTCTGTAGAAGAAATGAATGACGTCATCAGAGAGGCTTCTGCCGAAGCAGGGGCCACGCCTGCATGA
- a CDS encoding type II toxin-antitoxin system VapC family toxin, with translation MNITADTNVLVRLLTEDDLHQSRVAIQTLNQASSVVISLHSLCELVWVLGRGYQVARTDIASVIRQLMNTANVVVNKSAVEAGLQLFDAGGDFADGIIAYDGRLQGGNTFVSFDKKAVNLLKQLGHTTQRLK, from the coding sequence ATGAACATTACCGCTGACACCAATGTTCTGGTGCGTCTTTTGACAGAGGATGATCTACATCAGTCAAGGGTGGCCATACAGACACTTAACCAGGCCAGTTCTGTGGTGATTAGCCTGCACTCATTGTGTGAGCTCGTTTGGGTTCTGGGCAGAGGCTATCAGGTTGCGCGCACCGATATTGCGTCAGTCATCCGTCAATTGATGAATACCGCAAACGTCGTGGTCAATAAATCAGCTGTCGAAGCAGGTCTTCAGCTTTTTGACGCAGGGGGAGATTTTGCCGATGGCATCATTGCTTATGATGGGCGGCTTCAAGGTGGTAATACTTTTGTTTCCTTTGACAAGAAAGCAGTCAATCTGCTGAAGCAACTGGGTCATACCACTCAGCGACTTAAATAA
- a CDS encoding DUF1778 domain-containing protein, giving the protein MANQALSDVASKSARIELKTTPEVKLMLEQAARSAGVNLSAFIIAQAQEQARRIIAESSVIRLNAEAWSMLEEAVQNPAPPTEALRALMNRRKR; this is encoded by the coding sequence ATGGCTAACCAAGCTTTGAGTGATGTCGCCTCAAAGAGTGCGCGCATTGAACTTAAAACAACGCCGGAAGTGAAATTGATGCTAGAGCAGGCTGCACGGTCTGCTGGAGTGAATCTGAGCGCTTTTATCATTGCCCAAGCCCAAGAGCAGGCCAGACGTATCATCGCAGAATCCAGCGTGATTCGTCTAAATGCGGAGGCATGGTCAATGTTGGAAGAGGCTGTTCAGAATCCAGCTCCCCCTACTGAAGCGCTGAGGGCCCTGATGAACAGAAGAAAAAGATGA